Sequence from the Ooceraea biroi isolate clonal line C1 chromosome 2, Obir_v5.4, whole genome shotgun sequence genome:
TGCATCAAAGgtaacatttcttttatcgAGACTTGCtgcttttatttatcataattaatgtaatgtaaacatataaaagttacattattactttttattagttGCTACTGGATTGTATGATACATGCGAGGAAACGATACAGTGCTCGACTTACCTTCTCAGTGGAGCTAAGTGTATCAATAAAGTTTGCGTATGTGGTCCCGGTTACTACTACCTACATGGTAGATGTAATCGATACGTTGGTACGCGATAtgtcttattttttttatattattaattacaaaatattttcatatgcCATTATTTTGGGTATCTTAACATATAGGCTTATACGAGAAATGCAAGCAAGATGTTGACTGCTACGTGAATGCCGATTTCGAAGCAAGCGTTTGTGATAACGGAATCTGCAAATGCACTCCTGGCTTTTATCAACGTGAATATCGCACTTGTCGCCGAGAAGGAAAAAGTAAGAATTCCATTTAACACAACAACAAAGAatacgttataaaatatataaaattcatgacattataatataatattaaaatattaagaaacttattttattaaaataacttatttattaacttaacttatttttaataaattatactaatTAATGCTTAATGTTGTGTATATAGAAGACGGCGACGAGTGCACAATAAATAACGATTGTACTTTTGACAACGCGATATGTACTGAATTTGTATGTAAAGCATCTCAAGTCGAAGAAGCAATTGAACTTGCATCTGACGCCATGTTGACCACCAACAATTCCGATGCAAATgaaggtatatatatacagggtgtccggtaactcacgactcaacgctcgtgagtggataaagcggattgaactgagtggaaaagtcctataccattttgcaattttcacaatagttaacaagttattaattattaaaaatcgttatATTAGTCCGGcttaccgccgaatgcaagtgcgcggcgagatgcgaccacctagcgatcaaagttgctaggcgcgagaagttgtttattacaaatggcatgcctagccattgccactgcgatcgctaggcactcgatcgctaggcggtcgcatctcgccgcgcgcttgcattcggcggtaagccggactaatagcacgatttttaataattaataactcgttaactattgtgaaaattgcaaaatggtataggacttttccactcagttcagtcctctttatccactcacgagcgttgagtcgtgagttaccggacaccctgtatacacacaagttattaacaatggatataatataaattctttgtttaattttaattgcgagTTATTCTTGTGATGACTATATATGTATGATTCCATTAGAAATTCGAGTGGACGGTAATTGTATGACGAACGAGGATTGCCGAGCACTGGGAAATGCAGTATGCAGTCCTATTGGGACATGCCGTTGTGACCGTGCTCATTTTGCATCCGCCACAGGCACTGAGTGTATTCCAGGTAACATTAACGTCTCAAATGACAATTTTGCGTGAGTGAAGGCAACCGCATGATTGAAACATTTATGTTGCCAGAACTTGGAGAACCCTGTCAGGAAAGCCAAAAGGGCTATATAGAAAAGTCCTTTTGCCGCAAGGGAAGGTGGAGTTGCAGTAGTGACACAGTTGCGTCCAAGAATAATCGTGAATGCCTCGAAGGTGAACAGAAACTGTacacaattttattgtataaacttGTTACAACTTCGACAAATTCGCTTTTCAGTATGCGTTTACTTGTGTGTTTACTTGTGTGTTCACTTGTATGCTTTTTATGTGTGAAGCAAACTTTTCCaaacctattaaaaaatctgTTCAAATAATTCTGATGGTTTAATgtgcttattttatttagtaacAAGAGAACATAATGGAAACTGCGAACATATTGAACAATGCTACGTTTTGGGGCCGGATGCTCTATGCAACAATAAGAAATGCGTGTGCAATGAAATTGTTTCGCACTACATAAAGAGTGAACTCTTTTGCTGGGTGAATAGAGGAGTTGAGGAAACTTGCAAACATAATCGAGATTGTtatgtaaaagattttaaaggCGAACTGATATGCAAGAACAATAAATGCAGCTGTCCTGATGGTACACACttaagaaagaataaaatggCTTGTATAAGTGATGAAACAGGTTAGTAGTTATCTAATTCATTTTGTATAGCACTTATCATGTAGCATCTAACAGTATTGCATTAAATTTCAGGACTTGGAGGAATTTGCGACGTGGATGATGACTGTGTGACACTCAACTCCGTTTGTAAGCGCGAAGTATGTTCAT
This genomic interval carries:
- the LOC105281723 gene encoding fibrillin-1-like, with amino-acid sequence MLRNQQLVLLYLQFLICNVFTFNIKVLSKEVIQINDTNNITYNSDWKCKSNDECTATNSVCQNNLCQCESEYIFNADMTSCIKVATGLYDTCEETIQCSTYLLSGAKCINKVCVCGPGYYYLHGRCNRYVGLYEKCKQDVDCYVNADFEASVCDNGICKCTPGFYQREYRTCRREGKKDGDECTINNDCTFDNAICTEFVCKASQVEEAIELASDAMLTTNNSDANEEIRVDGNCMTNEDCRALGNAVCSPIGTCRCDRAHFASATGTECIPELGEPCQESQKGYIEKSFCRKGRWSCSSDTVASKNNRECLEVTREHNGNCEHIEQCYVLGPDALCNNKKCVCNEIVSHYIKSELFCWVNRGVEETCKHNRDCYVKDFKGELICKNNKCSCPDGTHLRKNKMACISDETGLGGICDVDDDCVTLNSVCKREVCSCDKNYYELNEKCLAGINSNCTNNEHCTPRNSVCVSNVCSCEPNYVSVATGLCMPLSSYDEPCSLDVQCSNISGAICASKQVEKAATDMAESPETTESKVCTCSEDSYYTFEQCFKKRFLGETCMNHNECYESVKQIQEKKIICKNGKCACDWGWNEWNSSVCVKHPEAAAFYLNSSTINVISTGLFSIILLYIFL